CTTCTGTGTGTCTCCCGTGGCCTCGCCGCCTTGTCCTCCATGTccccctcctcctgcagctgcttgtGTCTTTAGCATCATCTCGTCAGTCTTCTGAAGAAAGGAGGTGCCTGGTGACACGTCCCTCCAAAGGACTGGGGGTGGCCTGGCTGTCCCCAAAGGTGGATGAAGGTCCCTTTGGCTCAGTGGCACCAATGGGGCTGTATGTCCATTCGGTGGGCCCAATGGGGCTGTCCAGTGGGTCCGTGTGTCTATCCAATGGGTCTCCATGTCCGTCCCATGGCCCCTCCCAGGGGCAGCACATCCAACTGGGGACCCGCGCCCTGCTGCTcggtgctgggagctgtggaCACGGTGACCAGGGGAGCTGGCTTCCCGGGAGGGGCTCACTGGAGGGACTGTTTGCATTTCCTTGTACATTATATAGAAGAGTTTATTTAATAATGGGCGTGCGTCGGGTTGGTTCTCGCATCCAGCCCCAGCCTGGGGAGTGTGGGAGGGATGGGTCCCTGTGCCCGCAGCCGTCAGTGCCACAAACCAGCCGGGAGAATGGGGCCTCTTCCAGCTGAGTTTACTCCAAGCTACTCTATGTAAACGACAGCAGCAACAAATTCTCTGTTCGGTTTGTGCTTGAATTGGAAATCGTACGGTTCGGGCTTTTCCCCAGCATCTTCCCACAACGCTGCTCGCGCTGGCTGAGATAAACCATGCACCAAGTCCTGCTGTGCCTTTGCTTGCTGACGTCCCCCTCTCCTGGAAAAGAATGCAGGCTGGACTCCAGAACCCTGCAGCAAGGGTGTCCCTTGTTCACCTCTGGTCGTAGAACCActgaatcattcaggttggagaagacctccaagatccaCGAGTCCAACTCCAACCCACCCCCCCATGcccatccctcagtgccacatccccacagttctggaacacctccagggacggtgaccccaccacctctctgggcagctgtgcccctgcatcactgctctttatgagaagaaatgtttcctaatatccaacctggaTCTGCCAGCTCTGGAGCCCCACCAACTCCCAGATCCATGCAAGGTACCACTCTCCCTGTTCCCATGCCAGGTCTTGCTAAGCAGAACTATTTTTGGATATTTGTGCTTTGCCTTTCAAAGAGCATCAGGAAATCATGGCAAGTTCAGAGTGGAGGCAGTTGGGAAACATTCTGGGGGACGGTACAATCAAGAGGATGGGTTCTCCATAGAGAAGGGTGTTTGGGGTGCTTGCTGTGTCACACTGGAGTTCACTCCAGAGCttctgctccatccccagccAGGCAGAGCTTTGCTGAAAGAGGGATTTTGGTTCTGGAGGCAACCAGCAAGGAGTTTAGAAGGGCTGATGTGGAGAGGAGATGAGCACACCGGGCTCTGCAGAGCCACAAAACTGGGATGTATTGGGTCAGATGCACACAGACCCATGCATACATCCAGCTTGCTGCCTTGCACATCCTATATCTCAACcctgtgtgcacacagcacaggatTCATGAGTGGCAGCAACACCCTTGGGATGTGCATTTTTCTCAGTGGCATCATTTATTCCAGCCCATTTCACTCCTGATAGCACAAAGTGTTTTCTGAAACCCGTCAGGTCACATCCAGCTCCTGGGTTGGTCTCCTGGAGGAAAAGCCCCACAGGGAAAGCCTGGCTTCAGGGCACAGATAAGAGTAGATCTTTGCAAGCACGTGTCCTTTAGGGTGCATGGAAGATAGAAATTAAAGCTGGATTGCAGCAGTCATCAGAGCGAGGGGGTTTGGGGTCTGCTTTTTATCACAGGTATGGGACAAAGAGGAAGATTTGCCCAGGATGCCTGTGCTGACGAACCCACCAGCACACACGTGGGCTGGTGCAGTGTGGTCGCTTGTGCTGCTGGGCTTTGCAGagcggagaagagcagagccCCTGAGCTGTGTAGCGTGAGCAGGAACTTCTGCCCCTTCCTGCTGCCACACCCCAAAGCACTGTGTCCTGCCCCACGTTGTGATGGCTGTGGTCCTGAGGCAGGATGCATCCAGAAGCAGCTGTGTTATCCTCTCTTGAAGTCACAACCAGACATGTCCCTTGGGTTCCAGATGGAACCCgcagcagctgagggaagtGGATGCCTCTTCTAGATGCCTCCATTCCACGTTTGGTTGGTGGagaggctgtgctgagctttCCTTGAGGTCAGGATGGCCACCACCATGAGCAGGACAGCAAGAAGTAGGGCACTCCCAGCACACCTTTTGCTTCCCCCCCCACCGCTGCACCTCCCACCCAAGGGTCCTTCATGGTCATGATGCTGTGAGAGGTACCCACATAACCCCCTGATCCCTAAATCATCCCTGCCAGGTAGGGTGGGAGGAAGAGTCCCACGGTTCCCAGCAAGCAGACGATGATGAACATCCAGAGGAAGATGCGGTCTATCACCATGGCCACGTACTTCCAGTCCTCCTTCACCTGCCAGGAGGAGAggggctgtgagctgcaggtAGAGGGTGAAGCCTCCAAGGGTTAGGAGATGTCTCAAGCGTAAGGTGTGGGGATGGATCTCTACAGGGAGGCTGCTGGGGGCACAGCAAACCCCACCCAGGTGTTCCCAAATTGTGGGTTGGGGTGCAGGCTCTGGGCTGGGTGATGGATACTGACATAATGTAGAGCAGTGCAGCTGGGAGAGGGGCATCCTGCACCCTGCAGCCTGAGGAACATTGAGCTGACCTGGTAGAACCcgtatttcatagaatcatagaatcattaaggttggaaagagcACTAATATCATCAAGCCCGACCACCAACCCATGCCTGTAATTGCTGTGACTGCTCTAGACCATGTTGCTCAGTGCAACATCTATCCTTATTTCCCAGGAGGTGATCATAGATCCCCTGAACTAAGGTCCTCAGCATGCATGGCTACAACTGGATATCCCCATCACTGACCCCCGTGGAGGGAGCACTGGGTTGGAGAACTCCCCTCACCCCCAGCCCTCAGTTGCCTCCCACTCACCGAGAAGTCAGCATCCTCTGCTCGCAGGTGGTCTGCGATGTACTGCACACCCTCCAGGGCCCTCAGGATGCTGGGTGACAGTGTCAGCCCTTGATCAGAGCCCACCTCCTCCCCCTTGAGGGGCACCTGGGGAGCTGGGCCTCCTGATGCTTTGCCCGTTTGGCGTCCACAGCTGTAGCGGCACTGGGTGCCCTGGGATCCCCCTGAGGGCACACGGCTGGGATACgtcttctcctcctcttcctcttcctcctcttcctcttcttcctcctcctcctcctcccacttGTCATCCACATCGGTCTCCAGCCAGCAGCGGGAGGTGCTGAGCCTGGTCCCCGGAGGGTCATATTGGCCTGTGGTCCCctcagcagggagcagcaccGGGGGTCGCTTCATGAAGAGCCAACGGGGGATGAAGCCCAGGAAGAAGCTACGCACCCAGTGGGGCATGGTGTGGGTGCTGGGGGAGCGGTGGTGCACATTGAGGACAAAAACAGTGATGATGATGGAGAGCGTGACAAAGATCATGGTGAAGAGGAGATACTCGCCAATGAGTGGGATGACCAGAGAGGTGGAGGGGATGATTTCGGTAATGAGCAGCAGGAAGACGGTGAGGGACAGAAGGACGGAGATGCAGAGTGTGATCTTCTCACCGCAGTCGGAGGGCAGGTAGAAGACCAGCACGGTGAGGCAGGAGATGAGCAGGCAGGGGATGATGAGGTTGATGGTGTAGAAGAGCGGGAGGCGGCGGATGACGAAGTAGAAGGTGATGTCTGGGTAGATCTCAGTGCAGCAGTCGTACTTCTTGGAGTTGTACCTGCCAATGGCGTTTATGATGGCCCACTCGCCACTCTCCCAGTAGTCCTTGAGGTCCACATGGTGTTCCATGTTCTCCAGGTCGATCTTGGCCTTGTCATATGTCCAGGAGCCAAACTTCATCTTGCAGTTCTGCTGGTCGAAGGGGAAGTAGGTGACATCAATGCTGCACGAGCTCTTGTAGATGGCGGGTGGCACCCACTTCACTTTCCCATTGGAGAAGAGGTGGGCCTTTGTCATGTGTGTCACAGCAAACTCCCCGTCGGCACTGTGGGGACAGAGAGGGTGAAGGGTTCGCCTCAGAAAACAGGGGCAGGAGCTCCATCCATTCGCAATGGGATGGGTTGTGTTGGGATGGgctgggatggggtggggtgggatAGAATGGGATACAATGGGATGGGATCCGATGGAATGGGATGAGATAGGATGAGCTGGGATGGAATGTGGTGCAATGGGATGTGATATtgtggaatgggatgggatgggatgggatgccatgGGATGTGATACTATGGAATTGGATGAGATACGATGGGATGAATGTGATGGAGATGAGGTAGAATGAGAGGACTGGTCCTAGGGATGCATCATCTCACTTGTTGTAGAGCACGATGTCGGGGATCCAGATCATCTCAGAGGGCACCCTGATGGAGGTGACATTGTCAAAGTCCTCTGGGTTCCAGCGCAGCTTGTAGTCACTCCACTCCTGGAAGGAGGCAAGGAGGACACCAGGTGACCTTGGGTCTGGTGGGAATGAGCTGCCCAATACCATCCTCCTTCTCCTTTACTCTCTCCAGCCTGGGCCCCATGGATGGCACAGACTCCTACCTGCTTCAGCCAAACGTTTGTGGTCATCATTTGGTTCTTCTCATCCTGCAGTGGGAAATGGAGAGATGAGAATAGGACAGAGAAGGTTCATCCCAACACTGCATCAATCCTAATATCACCCTTCTGCTTATCCTGCTCATGCTGCCGAGCTCCCGTTCTGCCGCTGGGGTTCAGTTCCTTAAAGCAACTGAGCACCAGCACAAGATGCAGGAGAGATTGGATATTTGCTCACTAGATGGCAGCAAACAATAGTGTATTGTGGCAGCAAGCTCGGAGCAGTTCTGGTGGGTAGACGAGTGCAAATACCAGGGATAAATGGGcagatggatggatagatgAATATATGGATAGATGAAAGGGCAGATAGATGATGGATTTATCTaggctctgtgcagcagatAGTAGATAGGCTATAGATAGTAAAGAGTGGCTGGGTACCTTGCTCTGAGCGATCCCTCTGGGGCAGGGAGGACAGGGGGGAGAccaaagggacctgggggtacCTTCAGTGCCAAGCACCCTGGGGGTCTGGGGGTTCTGTGATGGTAGGTGGGAgggaggatggatggatggatgggtggatggatggatggatggatggatggatggacggacagaTGGGTGTGCGTGACAGTAACAAGCAAGGCATGGATGGAAAAACAAGCCCAGGGATAGCCCTATAGGTATAGATGGTGGGAAGATAAAAATGGGGATAGAGAGCTGTGCAGTTTCCCTTGATGCTCTCTTGCTTTCAGGGGAAGGGAAAGCTTGGGATGGAGCAGTGATGAGCAATGTCCCCTGCTCGTTGGAGGTTTTGTGGAGGCAGGTGGGTGGCTTGTCCCCTTCTGGGGACAGACAGCAGCATGGAGGGCAGAAGAAATGTCTCAGAGGTCCTAGGATGGAATCCCTGTGTGGGCACCTTACCACATCGATCAGCTGTGCTATTGACAGCCCGAACTTCACTATGACCACATCAGAGGTGTTGGGCACTGGCCGTGACCACCGGTTGTAGCCTGTGAAGAGATGCTTGAAGAGACGGTCCTCAGCAAAGCCGTGGGGCTGCTTCTGCTCCCGGGCAGCTGTGGAGACATGCAGCAGGTGCAGAGCATCCTTGCACTACCCAAAAAGGGACTGTGCACATCACAGGACACcccaaaataaaagcaattataaATGTCACTCTCTCCCATTCCCTGCAGTGGAGGCTTTCCACTCTGCCTCTTTACTGCTCCATCTCAGTACTGCTTGAGGGAGAGGGCAGGAGCTGCCCCCACAGATCTCCGGGTGAGGATTTGGGGTTCTCTAAACCACTTGGGAAAGGGACATTTCTGGGCATGGAGGTGGGAAGAGGGGAATTGGCCTCTGCAACTGTGCCCTATGCTTGTTGGGCTGTGCAAGGTCAACTTAGTAATGTTAGCTTGGAAGTTGGTGAGAAAATCCTGCTCCTGAATGGCCAAGGGTCACCTCACAGCCCCCTCTAGCAGCTCTTACTGGTGTAAACTGGTTGGGCTTTGCAagctggaggctgcagctggTGCAGAGTTTGGATCTAGTGCAGACTTCCCAGAGAGCAGCCATTGGGCTCAACTGGAGGATGGAGGATAGAGATTGGAGGCTAAAGAATGGAGGTTGGAGGATGGAGGATGGGGATCGGGGGAAGGATGGAGGATGGAGGATGGAGGTAGAGGATGGAGGATGGAGGTTGGAGGATGGAGGATGGAGGTAGAGGATGGAGGATGGAGGTTGGAGGAAGGATGGAGGATAGAGGATGGAGGTTGGAAGATGGAGGGTGAAGAACAGAGGGTGGAGGATGGGAGATAGAGGATGGAAACTCCTTGCTATGTGGAGCAATCACTGGCATTGCTCTCCGGTGCCACCAGCCAGCCCACGTGCTTGTGCTGCATCGCACAGCATCGCTTGCATCTGTCCTTGCTTGCTGCGGAGCTCCATAAATTTCTTCAGTGGAATACTTCACATAGCAAAGCGCAGCCAAAAAGGCATTGTACGggtggctgtgcccagcagcaggatggATGTACAGCTCCACAGCTGGCGCATCCCCTGTGCCCTGTGCAAGCTCTccccactgctcagcttggGGCAGGCAAACCCAGCGTGGGTTTTCCCTTGCACACTGCTGGGGGttgagcactgagcagcagggGGTGTACGGGGAGGAATGCTGCTGGATGAGGGAAGAAGCAGGATGCCCTGCTCCTGGGAGCTCTTATACTGTTGGGAGATTGGGACTCAGGGAAAAGCTGGGCCCAAGGGAAGGGCATTCAGATACcccagagaaagaaaggagagccCTTACCTGCCTGGAAGATGGCAAAGCACCACACGAGGAGGGGTATGATGCTGCAGCACGGCCACCCCATGCTTCCTGCAGTGTGAGCCCAGACGTGGGCACAGCGACTCAGTAGGAAAAGCCATCATagggcagctccagcagggtGTCCTGTGTGTCCCCACCACCAGCAAGCTCCAGAGGAGCCATGGACAGAGCTGGATAGTGTGGCCAAGCCTCTTGACCAAgatttcctccctttttttctggaaaaacacCAGAGAGTGGCACTGTCACTGTGATGCCACCCCACTGCAGTTCTAGGAGGTGGAATGGTCCCACTCTTCCTACAGCCGACAGAGAAATCAGTTTCTGACTTGTACTGGGGCCAGAGGAAAATGTGTCCAGAGCATCCTCTCCTTATTCAGTGGGTGCAGTGTGGGTTTTGGGACTCCTCTGGGGAGCTCCATCTCTTTGAATCAGTTGGACCCTATGATTTAAAGTCACGGGAATGGTGCAAAGCcaaagcagaattaaaaagaGATCCCTTGCAGGGGCACTGAGGGTGTGGATGGGCTGACTGTATGCCTTGCTGCAAAACTTCAGAGCACCCAGGAGGAAACATTCCCAAGCCCCCTGCCCATGGGACAGCATGGCAGAGTGGCATAGAACCACCCCTGGAGGATGCTTTGTTCCAGCTGCTT
This genomic stretch from Meleagris gallopavo isolate NT-WF06-2002-E0010 breed Aviagen turkey brand Nicholas breeding stock chromosome 2, Turkey_5.1, whole genome shotgun sequence harbors:
- the CHRNA2 gene encoding neuronal acetylcholine receptor subunit alpha-2, encoding MGWPCCSIIPLLVWCFAIFQAAAREQKQPHGFAEDRLFKHLFTGYNRWSRPVPNTSDVVIVKFGLSIAQLIDVDEKNQMMTTNVWLKQEWSDYKLRWNPEDFDNVTSIRVPSEMIWIPDIVLYNNADGEFAVTHMTKAHLFSNGKVKWVPPAIYKSSCSIDVTYFPFDQQNCKMKFGSWTYDKAKIDLENMEHHVDLKDYWESGEWAIINAIGRYNSKKYDCCTEIYPDITFYFVIRRLPLFYTINLIIPCLLISCLTVLVFYLPSDCGEKITLCISVLLSLTVFLLLITEIIPSTSLVIPLIGEYLLFTMIFVTLSIIITVFVLNVHHRSPSTHTMPHWVRSFFLGFIPRWLFMKRPPVLLPAEGTTGQYDPPGTRLSTSRCWLETDVDDKWEEEEEEEEEEEEEEEEEKTYPSRVPSGGSQGTQCRYSCGRQTGKASGGPAPQVPLKGEEVGSDQGLTLSPSILRALEGVQYIADHLRAEDADFSVKEDWKYVAMVIDRIFLWMFIIVCLLGTVGLFLPPYLAGMI